The Nostoc cf. commune SO-36 genomic sequence CAGGTCAATTGGTTTCTACCATTGGTAGTAGCATGAGTAGCTTTGCGATCGCAATTTGGGCATGGGAAATTACAGGTAAGGCAACGACTCTGACTCTAGTGGGCTTTTTTAGCTTGCTACCCAGCATAGCGCTTGCCTCCATTAGTGGTGCAATTGTTGACCGTTTCAATCGGAAATTACTGATGATGGTGGGTGACACAGTAGCAGTCTTGATGACAATAATAATGATGCTGCTGTATCTCACCAATCATTTGCAAATTTGGCATCTATATCTAACTAGCGCCATAGTCGGGACGTTTAATCAATTTCAATCTTTAGCCTACTCTGCATCACTATCATTATTAGTTCCCAAGCAAAACTATACCCGTGCTAGCAGTTTTCAATTTTTGTCAAGTTATGGAAGTAATATTATTGCTCCCGCCTTAGCAGGATATCTTTATCAAGTTATTGGTCTATTGGGAATTTGGCTGATTGATATTTCTAGCTTTGCGATCGCTATTAGTAGTTTATTATTTGCCCACATCCCTAAACCACTACCAACCAATGAACATGAAAATTCCTCCCATATTTGGCAAGGTTTAGGATTTGGACTGCGCTACATCTTTGTTCGTAAAAGCTTACTTGCGCTTTTAATAATCACCTTTTTGTTTTGGTTTGCTCATGATGTTGGAGATTCTCTCTATTCAGCGATGATTTTATCTCGAACCGGAAATGATACTGTGATATTAGGCAGTTTAGCCGCAGCAGCTGGTTTTGGTGGTGTCACCGGAGCCATCATAATCAGTACCTGGGGTGGTTTCAAAAAGAAAATCAACGGTGTTTTATTGGGGATGATTGGCGCAGGATTAAGTAAAATTGTCTTTGGTTTAGGTCGAACGCCTTGGACTTGGATACCTGCACAGTTTTGTTCTTCTTTCAATTTCCCTTTCAACGGTAGTTCCGATAACGCCATTTGGTTAGCTAAAGTTGCTCCCCATATCCAGGGACGGGTATTTGCAGCCCATTCATTAGTTGTGCAATTTGGGTCAGCAGCAGCTTATTTAATCGCAGGGCCTTTAGCAGATAATATATTCACCCCTACATTAGCCGCAGGTGATGGTAATGTTGAGATTTTTGGAAGAATATTTGGTACTAACGCAGGTGCAGGGATCGCACTGCTATATGTAATCTGTGCTATGTGTATGTTATTGGTTGGGTGTGCTGGATTTTATATTCCCCAACTGCGGGATATGGAGAAAATTTTACCGGATCATGATACTACTCAATATGCACAGTTTAATGGTGAAAAATAGAAATTTAGCGATCGCTTGTTGTTATAAGCAGATACAGCATTGATGAGTCGAACTTACACTCTCCATTGAAATTGTCTTGAAAATAGGGGCTAGGGACTAGAACACCGATTCAGTATTCAGAATCATGACCAAAAACTGGGTTTATTGCGGCTGAAACAAGAAATTTTTGGTTGTAGAAGACGTTAAAACAGGGTTTATATGCCTTATGTTTTGTTAGAGTGTTCCAAAAATAAATGATCCAAAACCCGTCATTGCGAGCGAAGCGAAGCAATCGCAAGGGCTAAGATTGCTTCGCTTCGCTCGCAATGACAATTGAGCATTTTTTTACTTGGAGTACTCTTAATGAATCGGTGTTCTAGTAAAAAGCTACTTTCATACTTGATTGTGGGATTTTCCCGTGAACGAATACCTTTGAGGCATTGTTATTAGGACTTACGCATTGACACAAAATACAAAATATGAATTTTTGAAAAACCAGATATGTCGTAGGGGCACAGCAGTGCTGTACCCTCCGATAGCGCGGGTTTATGTACCATCAAAGAATAATTAATCAAAGCCGGAAACGACCTATTTTCGTGAATTCATACCATGATTAATTTGTACAGTGCGTAAGTCCTAGTTATCTCTTAAAAGATATGCATAAGTTATATAAGTATAAAAAACTATAAGTTTTAGTCATAAAAAATCTATTGCTTAAAGCTACTAATTCTCGTTAAAGTAATTCAAGCTAAATAAAAATGATTTGCAATAATAGTGATAACATTTTCATAGATAAGCCTTAAGTCTTATGACTTTGACAGGACTAGTGGTTGGCTAAACTGATAATCAATCGTCTAGACCTACAGTTAAGTAAACAAAAATCTTTTCTAACTCGACTCGCAAACTAAGGTTTTGTTAACTACTAGGCTGGAAGTTTTGAGATAAGTAAATCTTGTTGATGATAAGCAGTAGTCATAGGAGGCAGATGATGAAAATACTCCACAGTGTCATAAATCAAATGCAAAATAAACGCTTCCAGGTATATTTTGATTGCCAGCCGCAATTTCTGTAGATATTAAGGATTTCCTGCCCATTTTTCCGTGGTGAGAGCGAAAAAAATCACCAGTTTATCAGGTGTATGTAGTTGTCGAAAATAAAAATGAGTCAATCCAATCGTTCCTTTGCTCAAAGCTATCCTAGCTGTTCTACTGTTGTAGAACTCTTACGTTTGAGAAGTTCTACCCAACCAACTCGAGATGCTTTCACCTTTTTGTTAGATGGGGAAACAGAACAATCAACCCTAACCTATCAAGAATTAGATCAGCTAGCGCGTCGAGTCGCAGCTCGGTTACAAGCATTGGGTTTAACAGGCGAACGGGCTTTACTGCTTTATCCTGCTGGACTGGATTTTTTAATTGCCTTTTTCGGTTGCTTATATGCAGGAGTTGTGGCAGTCACTGCATATCCTCCCAGAAATCAACGCAATACACCAAGAATAAAGGCAATTGCCATAGATGCACAAGCTGCGATCGCTCTAACAACCACAGAAATTTTGTCAACAGTGCAGCCTTTGATGACAGAAAACAGTGATCTGGGATCATTGCAGTGGCTGACTACTGATAATCTGGCACAGGGAATAGAAGAAAGTTGGCAAAAACCCGATATTGATATAGATACCTTAGCTTTTCTGCAATATACCTCCGGTTCTACAGGTACACCCAAGGGTGTAATGATTAGTCACGGAAACCTACTGCACAATGCTCAGACAACTTGCCAATTTATGGAGCATTCCGCAGACAGTAAATTCGTGACGTGGCTGCCGATGTACCATGATATGGGCTTAATTGGTGGCATCTTGCAACCTTTGTATGGGGGTTTTCCTTGCATTATCATGCCTCCAACTTCCTTCCTCCAACGTCCATATCGTTGGTTACAGGCAATTTCCAGATATCAAGGGACGACAAGTGGAGGCCCAAATTTTGCTTATGAATTATGTACTCAAAAAATCACTCCAGAACAAAAAGCGACTCTTGACCTGAGTAGCTGGAGTGTAGCATTTAATGGTGCTGAACCGATTCGTTACGATACCTTAGAGCGTTTTGCAGAAGCGTTTGCAGAGTGTGGTTTCCGTAGGGAGGCTTTTTATCCATGTTACGGAATGGCTGAAACAACCCTAATGGTATCAGGTGTAGATAAGGCTACCTCACCGCGAGTGAAAGCGATTCAGAAATCTGCATTAGAATCTAATCGAGTTGTTGCATCATCACTTACGGATGAGAATCTATATCATTTTGTGAGTTGCGGTCGAGTCATCCCAGAACAGAAGGTAGTTATTACCAATCCAGGAACATTTCAGACTTGTCAACCTGATGAAATTGGAGAAATTTGGGTATCCGGATTGAGTGTTGGTCAAGGCTATTGGAATCGTTCTCAAGAAACAGAAGAGACATTCCGTGCTTATTTATCAGATACAAGAGAAGGGCCTTTCCTGCGGACGGGAGATTTAGGTTTTTTGCAGGATGGAGAGCTTTTTATTACAGGTAGAGCTAAAGATTTAATAATCATTCGAGGCCGCAATCTTTACCCACAGGATATAGAATTAACCACTGAACGCAGTCATTCATCCTTACGTACTGGCGCTAGTGCAGCATTTACAGTTGAAGTTGACAACGAAGAAAAACTAGTAATAGTACAAGAATTAGAATTTCGCGCCAAACCTAATTTAGCAGAAGTAGTGAATGCCATTCGCCAAGCGGTGACGGAAGAGCATGAGGTACAAGTTTATGCAGTAGTTTTAATTAAACCAGGTACTATCCCGAAAACTTCCAGCGGAAAGATTCAACGGCGTACAACTCACTCTCAATTTTGTAATGGCGAACTGAATGTAGTTGAAAGTAACATTCTTAAAATTAGCAATATCACCCAAAATGAAACTCATTTACAACGTTCTGAACTTTTAGTACTTTCTCCAAGGGAATGTCAAACGACTCTAGAAGCATACATAATTAAACTCTTGGCAAGAGTATTTTCAGTTAGATCAGATGATATTAATCCTCAAGAACCATTAAGTACGATAGGGCTTGACTCTTTAAAAGTATTTGAAATAAAGAATCGCATTGAAGTCGACTTAGAAGTAGATATATCCGTAGCAGACTTCTTTGAAGGGATGAGTGTGCGATCGCTTGTCACCAAAATACTGGCTCAAATGGGGACAGATGAACTACCGTCACTATCGCTTACCCAACAACAAATCAATACATCTATTCATCCTCTATCCTTTGCCCAACAAGGGTTATGGTTTATCAATCAACTGACTCCTAATACTCCTACATATAATATTCCTATAGTTATTAACCTCCAAGGTTGTGTTAACTTAACAGCCCTACAGGATAGTCTTAACGAGATTATTAAACGACACGAAGTGTTACGCACAAGTTTTACAGTAGTAGATGAACAACCCGTTCAAGTCATCAACCAAGTTGAATCTTTAAATTTGATAGTTGAAGATTTGCGGGAGCTACCAGAAACAGAACGCGATCGCACAGTGCAACGTTTAGCTAGTGAGTTCGCACAGCAGCCTTTTGACCTATCTGCTCAATCACTTTTACGCGCTAAAATTTTGCAAATAAATGATAAAAATTCTTATTTAATTCTTACTCTTCATCATATAATTGCAGATGGTTGGTCTATTGGTGTTCTCATCAAAGAACTAACTACACTATACGAAGCTTTTTCTGCTGGCAAACCGTCACCGCTTGTTAAATTACCAATTCAGTATGGAAGCTTTGTCAATTGGCAACAAAAATGGCTTGATTACCAACGCATCCAACCGTTATTGACCTATTGGAAACAAAAGTTGCGGGGTGAGCTACCTGTACTGAATTTACCAACAGACAGACCGCGATCGCCTATTCAAACATTTAAAGGCGCTCAAGCCAAATTAGTTCTTTCCCAAACTCTGACAAAAGAATTGAAAAATTTGAGCCGTCAGCAGAGAGTAACTTTGTTTATGACCTTGCTTGCAGCCTTCAAAATTTTGCTTTATCGCTACACAGGTCAGGCTGATATTATAGTTGGTTCGCCGATAGCCAATCGTAACAGAGCAGAAATCCAATCATTAATAGGATTATTTGTCAATGTTTTAGTACTGCGTACAGATTTATCTGGCGACCTGAGTTTTCAGGAGTTGTTAGCACAGGTGAAGTCAACAGCTTTAGAAGCTTACATTCATCAAGATTTACCTTTTGAAAAGTTAGTAGAGGAATTCCAGCCAAGCAGAGACTTGAGCTACAATCCACTATTTCAGGTAATGTTCGTTCTCCAGAATCTGCCAAAACCCAATCTAAATCTAACGGATGTGTCAGTTAGTTATGAGGAAGGTTACAACGGCACATCTAAGTTTGATTTGACGTTGTTTATGGAAGATTGTGAGCGAGGGTTAATTGCAACTTGCGAGTACAACACGCATTTATTTAATGCAGATAGCATTAACCGGATGCTGGGACACTTCCAGACTTTGTTAGAAAACATAGTTAGCAATCCTGAACAATGTATTTCAAGATTGCAAATATTAACGCCATCGGAAATCCAACAGTTATTAATTGACTGGAATGATACCAAAACAGATTATCCGCAAGATAAGTGTATTCATCAGCTATTTGAAGAACAAGTAGAAAAAACACCAGATGCGATTGCGTTAAGCGCACGCTCCGCGAACGCAGTCGCCTTTGAACACCAAAAATTAACCTATAGAGAATTAAATAACCGTGCCAATCAATTAGCACACTACTTACAAAAATTGAGTGTCAAACCAGAGATTTTGGTGGCGATTTGTATAGAGCGCTCGCCCTTAATGCTAGTAGCAGTGCTAGGTATTTTAAAAGCTGGCGGAGCCTATTTGCCCTTAGATACTGCACATCCTAAAGAGCGTTTAGCTTTCATTTTAGAAGACACCAAGAGTCCAATACTACTAACTGAGCAGAAGTTGGTAGAGAAATTGCCAACTGATGACATCAAGGTAGTTTGTCTAGACACAGATTGGGAAGGAATCGCTCAAAACTTTTCACAAAACCCCATTTGCAAGACAGATTCCGCCAATCTTGCCTATGTTATTTACACCTCTGGTTCCACTGGTAAACCTAAAGGAACATTAATTCCTCATCAGGGATTAATCAACTACTTAAATTGGTGTACTAAAGAATATACAGTTGAGCGAGGAAAAGGGACTACCGTTCATTCTTCTCTTGCTTTTGATTTAACTATCACTAGTCTGTTCTCACCATTACTGGTTGGGCGTCAGGTAGAACTTATTCCCGAAGAGCAAGGCATCGAGTCTTTGGGTAATGCACTTCGTCAAGAGTCAAGCTTGAGTCTGGTTAAAATCACACCAGCCGAATTATTATTACTCTCTGAGCAATTATCGTCAAAAGAAGTAGCAGATATAACTAGAGCTTTCATTATTGGAGGAGAAAACCTCTTGACAGAAAGCATCAGCTTTTGGAAGAGATTTGCACCTAACACAATGTTGGTAAACGAATATGGGCCAACAGAAACTGTAGTAGGTTGTTGTATTTATCGAGTACCCAAGGATGAAATTGAGTCAAGCTCAGTTCCTATTGGTCAGCCAATAGCTAACACTCAGCTATACGTATTAGATCAATGTCACCAGCCAGTGCCGATTGGAGTTCCAGGTGAACTTTATATTGGCGGTGCTGGTTTAGCGCGGGGTTATCTGAATCGACCAGAACTTACGGCTGCTAAATTTATTCCACATCCTTTTAGTAGTGAGCCGGGAGTTCGATTGTATAAGACCGGAGACTTGGCTCGTTATCGTTCAGATGGAAATCTAGAATTTTTGGGGCGGATTGACCATCAGGTAAAAGTGCGTGGTTATCGTATTGAAATCGGAGAAATTGAAGGTTTACTAGGGCAACACCCAGAAGTTCAAGAAGCAATTGTGGTGATGTGGGAAGATGTACCAAACAATCAGCGTCTAGTGGCTTATTTTGTTGCCAACACTGAGACAGCGCCAACCACTAGCAACCTCCGGAACTTTCTCAAAGAACAACTACCAGAATATATGTTGCCGTCGGCGTTTGTACAGCTAAAGACGCTGCCGATGACAACAAATGGCAAGATAAATCGTCGAGCATTGCCTGTACCAGATGGTGATCGCCCAGAGTTAGAACAAGTTTATGTGGCTCCTCGTTCTGAAATGGAAAGAGCGATCGCCAGAGTGTGGCAAGAGGTATTGCACGTAGATAATGTGGGCATAAATGATAATTTCTTTGACCTTGGTGGTCATTCTTTGCTGATAGTTCAGGTTAATAATCAACTGCGTGCTATTTTTCAGCAAGATATACCCATAGTCACTATGTTTCAGAACCCAACTATTTACTCTTTAGCGCAACATTTAAGTCAAAAGACAGAAGATAAATCTATTTTTGAACCCACGCGCGATCGCGCGAATAAGCAAATTGAGGCTATTAATCGCCAAAAGCAATTATTGAGCAAACAAGGTAGAAAAAATCATGGTTAGCACTATACATAATGATGCTTTAGAAGGAATCGCCATAGTTGGTATGTCAGGGCGTTTTCCTGGTGCTAAAAATCTTGAAGAATTTTGGCAGAATTTACGAAATGGGATAGAGTCGATTTCCACTTTCACCGATGAAGAAATGATATCGGATGGGATAAGTCCAGCGATTGTGGACGATCGCAATTATGTCAAAGCCAGTGCCATATTAGAAGATATTGATTTATTTGACGCGGCATTTTTTAGCTTTAATCATAGAGAAGCAGAGGTTACTGACCCTCAGCACCGTCTTTTTTTAGAATGCGCTTGGGAAGCCTTGGAAAATGCTGGCTATGATTCTCATAGATATACAAGTCGGATTGGAGTTTATGCTGGTTCTAGCCTCAATAACTATTATTCTGTAGATTTAAACCGCGATCGCATGGGTTCAGCCCAATGTTATCAAACAGTAATTGGTAACGATAAAGATTTCCTTACAACTCGTGTTTCTTACAAATTAAATCTCACAGGCCCAAGCATTACAGTCCAAACAGCTTGTTCCACCTCATTAGTTGCCACCACACTCGCTTGTCAAAGTTTGTTGAATTATCAATGCGATATGGCTTTGGCAGGTGGGGTTTCTATTCATGTTCCCCAAAAAGCAGGTTATTTGTACGAACAGGGAGGAACGCTCTCTCCTGATGGTCGCTGTCGTGCTTTTGATGCTAAAGCCCAGGGCACAACTATTGGTAATGGTGTAGGAGTTGTGGTTCTCAAGCGATTGAGTGATGCTTTAGCAGATGGTGATTGTATTCATGCTGTCATTAAAGCTTCAGCCATTAATAATGATGGTTCGCTGAAAGTTGGCTACACAGCGCCTAGCGTGAATGGTCAAGCAGAGGTGATAGGCGAAGCAATGATGCTCGCAGGTGTTGAGCCGGAGACAATCAACTATATCGAAGCTCATGGTACCGGTACAACTTTGGGCGATCCCATTGAAATCGGCGCACTTTCTCAAGTATTTCGTAGCAGTACCAACAAAAAAGGCTTTTGTGCGATCGGTTCAGTCAAAACAAATATCGGTCATTTAGATGCTGCATCTGGCGTTGCTGGACTGATTAAAACAGTTTTAGCCCTGAAACACAAGCAAATACCACCCAGCTTAAATTTTGAGCAACCCAATCCTCAAATTGATTTTGCAAATAGTCCCTTTCACGTTAATACCAAGCTGACAGAATGGAAATCTGGTAACGCACCCCGACGTGCCGGTGTGAGTTCTCTGGGTATTGGTGGCACTAATGCTCATGTCATTCTAGAAGAAGCACCAGTATTGAAAGCTTCTAGCCCTTCTCGTCCTTGGCAGTTGTTGTTACTTTCTGCCAAAACTGAATCAGCTCTAGAAACTGCTACAGCAAATCTGGCTAATTATCTGCAACTACATCCCGATGCGAAACTTAGCGGATGTTGCCCATACATTGCAAGTTGGGCGTGCTGAATTCAATCATCGTCGTGTGGTAGTGTGTCAAGATATTAAGGATGCAGCTAAAGCCTTGCAACTACGAGATCCCGAAAGAACTGCCACTCGCTTAGTTGAAAGTGGCGTTCACGTTGGCGCAGCCTTTCGTAGAGAAGTGACTCCGCAGGAGTATCGCTCCATCGTCTTCATGTTCCCCGGACAGGGCGCTCAGTATGTAGATATGGGTAAAGAACTTTACCAGACTGAGCAGATTTTTAGAGAGCAGATTGATTTGTGCTGTGAATTGCTGCAACCTCATCTAGGGTTGGATTTGCGAACAGTTATTTATCCGAACGAATCTGATTCAAAAGCCGCAGTCGAAAAGCTTCAACAAACTGCCATTACCCAACCTGCATTATTTGTAGTTGAATATGCCTTAGCTAAGTTGTGGATGTCTTGGGGAATTTCTCCCAACGCCATGATTGGTCATAGTATTGGGGAATATGTTGCAGCAAGTCTAGCTGGTGTATTTTCCCTGGAAGATGCTTTGGCTTTGGTTGCTATGCGTGGGCGACTGATGCAACAACTTCCCGCAGGCGCTATGCTCTCAGTTTCTCAATCAGAAGCAGAGATTAAAACTTTACTAAATGAAAATTTATCTTTAGCTGCTAATAATGCTCCTTCCTTGTGCGTTGTTTCTGGAACCCATGAAGCTGTAGATACAATTCATCAAAAACTTACAGCATTAGGTGTAGAATCTCGCCGTCTGCATACTTCCCATGCCTTTCATTCGGCGATGATGGAACCAATTATGGAACCATTTATTAAGGAAGTTAAAAAAGTCAAACTAAATCCTCCCCAACTTCCCTTTATCTCCAATGTCACAGGAACCTGGATAACAGCCGAGCAAGCCACAGATCCTAACTACTGGGCAAAACATCTACGGCAAACTGTGCAGTTTGCAGCAGGTATCTCTGCATTACAGCAAGAATCAAATCCTATTCTGCTAGAAGTGGGGCCAGGACGTAGCTTGTCTACTTTGGCGAAAAAACATTCTGATTCCCCAGGATTATGTTCATTACGCCATCCCCAGGAAAAGCAGTCAGATGTGGCATTCTTACTAAATACGCTGGGTAAACTTTGGTTATATGGAGTACAGATAGATTGGTCGGGATTTTATTCCAACGAGCGTCGTTATCGTATTCCCCTACCAACTTATCCCTTTGAGCGGCAGCGTTATTGGATTGAAGACTATAAACATAGGCAAAATAAGATTACTAAAGCTGCACCCGCATCATTTGGCAAAAAATCAAACATTACAGACTGGTTTTATCTACCTTTGTGGAAGCAATCTCCACCTCTTATAGAACAGCCAGAATTGACGTTGCAGAAATCTAGCACTTTAGTTTTCACTAACGAGTTGAGCTTAAGTTCTCAGTTGGTAAGACAACTAGAAACTCGCAATCAAAATGTAACTGTTGTGAGAGTGGGCACAAAGTTCACGAAGTTAAATGGTAATCAATACAGCATCAATCCTAAACATAGTAGTGACTACGATCTTTTATTTCGGCAACTTGAGGCACAAAATAATCTACCAACAAAAATTGTTCATTTGTGGAGCGTTAAGTTAAATAATTACACAGTTTCAGAATTAGAATGGCTGGAAGAAATTCAATTGCAAGGATTTTATAGTTTGCTATTTATAGTTCAAGCTATAAGTAAACTAAATATTTCAAATAAATTACAAATTACGATTATTTCTAATAACATGCAAGCAGTGACCGGAGACGAGGATCTCTGTCCTGAAAAGGCTACTTTATTCGGAGCAATTAAGGTTATCCCTCAAGAGTATTCCAATATCCGATGTCGGAACATTGATATTGTCATTCCCTTGCCAGGAAGTTCACAGGAGGATAAGCTAACAAATCTTATCCTAGAAGAAATTATCAGTCCTGGTGCTGATTCAATTATTGCCTACCGTGGTAATCATCGATGGGTACAAACGTTTGAACCTATACAATTACATAAATCTCAAAAAGAAACACCACGATTAAGAGAAGAAGGAGTTTATCTCATCACAGGTGGTCTGGGAGGAATTGGACTTATATTAGCGGAATATCTAGCAAAAACAGTTAAAGCTAAACTAGTCTTGATCGGACGTGCAGTAATTCCTCCCAAAGATGATTGGTCTGAATGGCTAAGGACTCATGATGAACAACATCCAATTAGCTGCAAGATTAAGAATTTGCAATATTTAGAGAGTTTAGGTGCTGAGATTTTGACAATCAGTGCTGATGTCGCTAACTTTGAACAAATGCAAGAAGTTTTGGTTCAAGCAGAATTACTATATGGTCAAATCAATGGTGTAATTCATGCTGCTGGTATAACTGAGGAAAAATCGTTTTCATTTATTGAACAGACCAGTAAAATCGACTGTGAGCTTCAATTTACGCCAAAAGTATATGGATTATTAGTATTAAAAAAAGTTTTAAATAATAAAAAACTTGATTTTTGTGTATTAATGTCTTCTTTATCTTCAATTTTAGGAGGATTAGGATTTATTTCCTATGGTGCGGTTAATAGTTTTATGGATGCTTTTGTGCATCAACATAATAGAAGTAGTGCTACGTCGTGGACAAGTATTAATTGGGATGCTTGGCAAACTGTAAAAATAGAGCAGCAAAATCAATCATACTTTGCTACCGGGCTGGCAGATTTGGCAATCAAACCAAACGAAGGTGTAGAAGTTTTCCAAAGAATT encodes the following:
- a CDS encoding MFS transporter, giving the protein MSQSPNLSSMRNFLIIWAGQLVSTIGSSMSSFAIAIWAWEITGKATTLTLVGFFSLLPSIALASISGAIVDRFNRKLLMMVGDTVAVLMTIIMMLLYLTNHLQIWHLYLTSAIVGTFNQFQSLAYSASLSLLVPKQNYTRASSFQFLSSYGSNIIAPALAGYLYQVIGLLGIWLIDISSFAIAISSLLFAHIPKPLPTNEHENSSHIWQGLGFGLRYIFVRKSLLALLIITFLFWFAHDVGDSLYSAMILSRTGNDTVILGSLAAAAGFGGVTGAIIISTWGGFKKKINGVLLGMIGAGLSKIVFGLGRTPWTWIPAQFCSSFNFPFNGSSDNAIWLAKVAPHIQGRVFAAHSLVVQFGSAAAYLIAGPLADNIFTPTLAAGDGNVEIFGRIFGTNAGAGIALLYVICAMCMLLVGCAGFYIPQLRDMEKILPDHDTTQYAQFNGEK
- a CDS encoding non-ribosomal peptide synthetase, whose protein sequence is MSQSNRSFAQSYPSCSTVVELLRLRSSTQPTRDAFTFLLDGETEQSTLTYQELDQLARRVAARLQALGLTGERALLLYPAGLDFLIAFFGCLYAGVVAVTAYPPRNQRNTPRIKAIAIDAQAAIALTTTEILSTVQPLMTENSDLGSLQWLTTDNLAQGIEESWQKPDIDIDTLAFLQYTSGSTGTPKGVMISHGNLLHNAQTTCQFMEHSADSKFVTWLPMYHDMGLIGGILQPLYGGFPCIIMPPTSFLQRPYRWLQAISRYQGTTSGGPNFAYELCTQKITPEQKATLDLSSWSVAFNGAEPIRYDTLERFAEAFAECGFRREAFYPCYGMAETTLMVSGVDKATSPRVKAIQKSALESNRVVASSLTDENLYHFVSCGRVIPEQKVVITNPGTFQTCQPDEIGEIWVSGLSVGQGYWNRSQETEETFRAYLSDTREGPFLRTGDLGFLQDGELFITGRAKDLIIIRGRNLYPQDIELTTERSHSSLRTGASAAFTVEVDNEEKLVIVQELEFRAKPNLAEVVNAIRQAVTEEHEVQVYAVVLIKPGTIPKTSSGKIQRRTTHSQFCNGELNVVESNILKISNITQNETHLQRSELLVLSPRECQTTLEAYIIKLLARVFSVRSDDINPQEPLSTIGLDSLKVFEIKNRIEVDLEVDISVADFFEGMSVRSLVTKILAQMGTDELPSLSLTQQQINTSIHPLSFAQQGLWFINQLTPNTPTYNIPIVINLQGCVNLTALQDSLNEIIKRHEVLRTSFTVVDEQPVQVINQVESLNLIVEDLRELPETERDRTVQRLASEFAQQPFDLSAQSLLRAKILQINDKNSYLILTLHHIIADGWSIGVLIKELTTLYEAFSAGKPSPLVKLPIQYGSFVNWQQKWLDYQRIQPLLTYWKQKLRGELPVLNLPTDRPRSPIQTFKGAQAKLVLSQTLTKELKNLSRQQRVTLFMTLLAAFKILLYRYTGQADIIVGSPIANRNRAEIQSLIGLFVNVLVLRTDLSGDLSFQELLAQVKSTALEAYIHQDLPFEKLVEEFQPSRDLSYNPLFQVMFVLQNLPKPNLNLTDVSVSYEEGYNGTSKFDLTLFMEDCERGLIATCEYNTHLFNADSINRMLGHFQTLLENIVSNPEQCISRLQILTPSEIQQLLIDWNDTKTDYPQDKCIHQLFEEQVEKTPDAIALSARSANAVAFEHQKLTYRELNNRANQLAHYLQKLSVKPEILVAICIERSPLMLVAVLGILKAGGAYLPLDTAHPKERLAFILEDTKSPILLTEQKLVEKLPTDDIKVVCLDTDWEGIAQNFSQNPICKTDSANLAYVIYTSGSTGKPKGTLIPHQGLINYLNWCTKEYTVERGKGTTVHSSLAFDLTITSLFSPLLVGRQVELIPEEQGIESLGNALRQESSLSLVKITPAELLLLSEQLSSKEVADITRAFIIGGENLLTESISFWKRFAPNTMLVNEYGPTETVVGCCIYRVPKDEIESSSVPIGQPIANTQLYVLDQCHQPVPIGVPGELYIGGAGLARGYLNRPELTAAKFIPHPFSSEPGVRLYKTGDLARYRSDGNLEFLGRIDHQVKVRGYRIEIGEIEGLLGQHPEVQEAIVVMWEDVPNNQRLVAYFVANTETAPTTSNLRNFLKEQLPEYMLPSAFVQLKTLPMTTNGKINRRALPVPDGDRPELEQVYVAPRSEMERAIARVWQEVLHVDNVGINDNFFDLGGHSLLIVQVNNQLRAIFQQDIPIVTMFQNPTIYSLAQHLSQKTEDKSIFEPTRDRANKQIEAINRQKQLLSKQGRKNHG